Within Streptomyces antibioticus, the genomic segment GCCGTGAGGCTGGTCTTGGCGCCGGCCCGGCCGTCCGGGGCGTGAACGGCCGTACGCGCGCAGCCCGAAGGGCCGCTGCCCCCGAGCGGCTGCGGCCCTTCCGTATGGAGGGGTGCCATACCGGCACCCATGGGGTGAAGCGGGTCAGAGCACCCGGACCGCACCGCTCGCGGGGTAGCCCGACAGGTCCTGGATGACGACACCCTTGGAGGGGTTGGCCGCGTCCAGGTACTGGCCGTTACCGATGTAGACGCCCACGTGGTACGCCGAGCCCTTGCCGCCCCAGTACAGGATGTCGCCGACCTGGATCTGCGACAGCGGGATGTCGGTGCCGACGGTCGACTGGTCCTGCGACACCCGCGGCAGGTCGACGCCGACCTGGCGGAACGCCGCCTGGACGAGCGACGAGCAGTCCCACGCGTTGGGGCCGGTGGCACCCAGCACGTAGGCGTCGCCCACCTGGGCCTTGAGGAACGAGATGACGGTCGCGACGCTGCCGCTGGCGGGAGCGGACGCGGTCGTCGAGGTGGTGGAGAGCGTGGTGCGGCCCGCGGAACGGGTCGCGGCCTCCGCGGCGGCCACCCGGGCCTCCTCCGCCTTCTTCTTGGCCTCGGCCTTCTTGGCGGCGGCGAGGTCCTTCTTCGCCTCCGCGGCGGCCGCGGCGGCAGCCGCGTCGCGCTCGGCGGCGAGCTGGTAGTTCGCCGCGGCCTGCTGCGTGGCCTCGGCGGACTGCGCGAGCTGGGCCGCCAGGTCGCCGGTGAACACGGGCAGTTCGAGCGTCTGCGTCACCGGCTCGGCGGCGTTGGCCGAACCGGCCGCCGTGGCGACGGCCAGCGTGCCGAGGACACCACTGGCGACTCCGGCCCGCATCGCGATCGTCGACGCGCTGCGGCGGGGTTTCCGGTGGCTGCGTATGTGAGCGGTGTGGGACATGAGTCCAACCGGTATCAGGGGCTCCTCCATACCTTCAAGAAACGTGTGCTGCGCCACAATTGTTCAACGGGGGCTCCGAAAACCTTTCCCGGAGACCTTTATTGACGTCGTAACGGACATTGCGGACTCGCCCCCTCAAGGCTGTGATCATGGGCTTTCGTCGTTACGCCCGAATTGCCCTGGGCCTACCATCGGTTGGGATCGTTGGCCAAGCCCGGTTCTGAGCCAGCCCTTACGTGTGTGACGGACGTCACGCAACGGCCGTGCGGCGGGCTGCGTCTCGTGCCCGACCGGCACATGGCTCCAGGTCGGCTCCGCTCGTGAACGCGTGCACGCGTCCACATCCCGCCCCGGAACTCCCTCTGATGTGTGAACGCGGCGCACTATCAGGACGCCGGGTCCATCGCCAATTTGCATGCAAGGGAAGTCTCTTGATATTGAGACGCCCCCTCCCGCCTGCGGTGACGAGCGGAAATGTCACTTCTTGTGATCACTCTGACGCTTCGGGTACGAAGATCACTGCTGATATGACTTCATGATCCTTCATCAGGTGGTGGAGATCACAAAGCTCGTCCCATACCCCGTGTCGCAGATCACAGAGCGGCGGGCATAGGATGCGAGGCAGTTGGGCTTGTGACCTGCTTCACATGTTCGCGATCTTCGCCGGGACGGGCGGGACTTGCGGGCCGCGCGAGGCGGATGTGAGCCCGATGTCATCGCCAGCAGTCAGTGCCGACTGAGAGGAGCGAGGAGCGGTGAACGCGTATGCGCCCATCCTCGTACTGGGAGCCCTCGGGGCAGGCTTTGCGATCTTCTCCGTGGTCATGGCCACGCTGATCGGGCCGAAGCGGTACAACCGCGCCAAGCTCGAGGCCTACGAGTGCGGAATCGAGCCGACCCCCACGCCGGCCGGCGGCGGGCGCTTCCCCATCAAGTACTACCTGACGGCGATGCTCTTCATCGTCTTCGACATCGAGATCGTCTTCCTCTACCCCTGGGCCGTCACCTTCGACGCCCTGGGTGTTTTCGGGCTCGTGGAGATGCTGCTCTTCGTGCTCACCGTCTTCGTCGCCTACGCGTACATCTGGCGGCGCGGCGGTCTGGAATGGGACTGAGGGGCCTTTAGTCATGGGACTCGAAGAAAAACTGCCGAGCGGTTTCCTGCTGACCACCGTCGAGCAGGCCGCGGGCTGGGTGCGCAAGGCGTCCGTCTTCCCCGCCACGTTCGGCCTCGCCTGCTGCGCCATCGAGATGATGACCACCGGCGCGGGCCGCTACGACCTGGCGCGCTTCGGCATGGAGGTCTTCCGCGGCTCACCGCGCCAGGCGGACCTCATGATCGTCGCCGGCCGGGTGAGCCAGAAGATGGCGCCGGTGCTCCGGCAGGTCTACGACCAGATGCCCAGCCCGAAGTGGGTGATCTCGATGGGCGTGTGCGCGTCCTCGGGCGGCATGTTCAACAACTACGCGATCGTCCAGGGCGTCGACCACATCGTCCCCGTCGACATCTATCTCCCCGGCTGTCCGCCGCGGCCCGAGATGCTGATCGACGCGATCCTCAAGCTCCACCACAAGATCCAGAACTCCAAGCTGGGCGTGAACGCCGAGGAAGCGGCGCGCGAGGCGGAGGAAGCGGCGCTCAAGGCCCTGCCCTTGATCGAGATGAAGGGGCTGCTGCGGTGAGCGACGCGAACGGTTCCTCGGAGAACCCGAACCCCGAGAAGGACCTCTCCGCCTCCAACCTCCCCGGCCAGCGCGGCGAGGGCGGCGAGGAGGTCCGCGTCCAGCGCGGCATGTTCGGCGCGAACAACGGCGGCGACACCTCCGGCTACGGCGGTCTGGTCCGCTCCGTCCGGCTCCCCGGCCCCGCCGCCCGCCCCTACGGCGGCTGGTTCGACGAGGTCGCCGACGAACTGGAGGGCGCCCTGGAGGAGCAGGGCCTGCTGCCGGAGAACGCGATCGAGAAGACGGTCGTCGACCGCGACGAACTGACCTTCCACATCGAGCGCGAGCACCTCCCGCGGGTCGCCCGCACCCTGCGCGACGACCCGGCCCTGCGCTTCGAACTGTGCACCGGCGTCAGCGGCGTCCACTACCCGCACGACAAGGGCCGCGAGCTGCACGCCGTCTACCACCTGCGCTCGATCACCCACAACCGGCTGATCCGCCTGGAGGTCAGCGCCCCGGACGCCGAGCCGCACATCCCGTCCCTGGTCTCCGTCTATCCGACCAACGACTGGCACGAGCGCGAGACCTACGACTTCTTCGGGATCGTCTTCGACGGTCACCCGGCCCTGACGCGGATCATGATGCCGGACGACTGGCAGGGCCATCCGCAGCGCAAGGACTACCCCCTCGGCGGCATCGCCGTCGAATACAAGGGCGCCCAGATCCCGGCTCCGGACCAGCGGAGGTCGTACTCGTGAGCACTTCACACGCTTCCCCCCGCGAGACCACCGAGGGCACCGTCTACACGGTCACCGGTGGCGACTGGGACGAGGTCGTCCAGTCCGCGGCCCGCGCCGACGACGAGCGCATCGTCGTCAACATGGGCCCCCAGCACCCCTCCACCCACGGCGTGCTCCGCCTGATCCTGGAGATCGAGGGCGAGACGGTCACCGAGGCCCGCTGCGGCATCGGCTACCTCCACACCGGCATCGAGAAGAACCTCGAATTCCGCACGTGGACGCAGGGCAGCACGTTCGTGACGCGCATGGACTACCTGACGTCCTTCTTCAACGAGACCGGCTACTGCCTCGCCGTCGAGAAGCTCCTCGGCATCGAGGACCAGATCACCGAGCGCGCCCAGATCATCCGGGTGCTCCTGATGGAGCTGAACCGGATCTCCTCCCACCTGGTGTGCATCGCCACCGGCGGCATGGAGCTGGGCGCGACCACGATCATGATCTACGGCTTCCGCGACCGCGAGATGATCCTCGACATCTACGAGCTGATCACCGGCCTGCGGATGAACCACGCCTACATCCGCCCCGGCGGACTCGCCCAGGACCTGCCGCCCGGCGCGGTGGACCACATCCGCGAGTTCGTGAAGAAGATGAAGAAGAACCTCCCGGAGTACGACAAGCTCGCCACCGGGAACCCCATCTTCAAGGCCCGGATGCAGGACATCGGCTATCTCGACCTGGCCGGCTGCATGGCCCTCGGTGCCACCGGCCCCGTCCTGCGCTCCACCGGCCTCCCGCACGACCTGCGCAAGAGCCAGCCGTACTCCGGCTACGAGACGTACGACTTCGAGGTGCCGACCACCGACACCTGCGACGCCTACGGCCGCTTCCTCATCCGCGTCGCGGAGATGCACGAATCCCTGCGGATCGTCGAGCAGTGCCTGGACCGGCTCCAGCCCGGCCCCGTCATGGTCGGCGACAAGAAGATCGCCTGGCCCGCCCAGCTCGCCCTCGGCCCGGACGGTCTCGGCAACTCCCTCGACCACATCAAGAAGATCATGGGCACCTCCATGGAGGCCCTGATCCACCACTTCAAGCTGGTCACCGAGGGCTTCCGCGTCCCGCCGGGACAGGCGTACACGGCCGTCGAGTCCTCCAAGGGCGAACTCGGGGTGCACGCCGTGTCCGACGGCGGCACCCGCCCCTACCGGGTCCACTTCCGCGACCCGTCCTTCACCAACCTTCAGGCGATGGCGGCGATGTGCGAGGGCGGCCAGGTCGCCGACGTCATCGTCGCCGTCGCGTCCCTCGACCCCGTGATGGGAGGCGTCGACCGGTGACCACCTCTTCTTCCGAGCGTGGCGTCAGCCTGGGCATGCCCGAACTGCCCGCGCCCGCCTACCCGGACGACGTCCGGGCCCGGCTGGAGGCGGACGCGCGCGAGATCATCGCCCGCTACCCCGACTCCCGCTCCGCGCTCCTGCCGCTGCTGCACCTCGTGCAGTCGGAGGAGGGCCATGTCACGCGGACCGGGATGCGGTTCTGCGCGGACGTGCTGGACCTGACCACGGCCGAGGTCACCGCCGTCGCCACCTTCTACACGATGTACCGGCGCCGGCCGAGCGGTGACTACCAGGTGGGCGTCTGCACCAACACCCTCTGCGCGGTGATGGGCGGCGACGCGATCTTCGAGGGGCTCCAGGAGTACCTCGGCGTCGGCAACGGCGAGACCACCGACGACGGAAAGATCACCCTGGAGCACATCGAGTGCAACGCGGCCTGCGACTTCGCGCCGGTCGTGATGGTGAACTGGGAGTTCTTCGACAACCAGACCGTGCAGAGCGCGAAGCGCCTGGTCGACGACCTGCGCACCGGACGCACGGTGTCGCCCACGCGCGGGGCGCCGCTGTGCACCTTCAAGGAGACCGCCCGGATCCTGGCGGGCTTCCCCGACGAGCGGGAAGGCGCCGTCGAGGCGAGCGGCAGCGCGGGCCCCGCGTCACTGGTGGGCCTTCGCCTGGCGAGGGGAGAGGCCGCACCCGCGCGCGTGGTCCACCCGCGCGACGGCGGTCCGCACGACCAGGTGCCGGAGCGGGCGGCGCACGAGCCGTCACCGGCCGAGCACCTCAGTTCACACGACGCGCCGCAGGACACATCGGCCTCCGACCCGGCCCACCCGGCAGGGCCCACCGCCGAGGAGGGGGAGTGATGACCTTGGCACCCGAGCTGAAAGGCAGCAGCCCCGAGAAGCTGCTCGCACCCGTGCTGTCGGCCTTCTGGGACGAGGACAGGTCCTGGTCGCTGGACGTCTACCGAAGGCACGAGGGGTACGAGGGACTCCGCAAGGCGCTCGCCATGTCCCCGGACGACCTGATCGCCTACGTCAAGGACTCGGGTCTGCGCGGACGCGGCGGCGCCGGGTTCCCGACGGGGATGAAATGGCAGTTCATTCCCCAGGGTGATGGAAAGCCGCACTATCTGGTTGTCAACGCCGACGAATCGGAGCCGGGGACCTGCAAGGACATCCCGCTCCTCTTCGCGAACCCGCACAGCCTCATCGAGGGCATCGTGATCGCGTGCTACGCCATCCGGTCTTCGCACGCCTTCATCTATCTGCGTGGTGAGGTCGTCCCCGTCCTGCGGCGGCTGCACGAGGCCGTACGCGAGGCGTACGAGGCGGGCTATCTGGGCGAGAACATCCTGGGCAGCGGGCTCGATCTCCAGCTCACCGTGCACGCGGGCGCGGGCGCGTACATCTGCGGTGAGGAGACCGCGCTGCTGGACTCGCTCGAAGGCCGCCGGGGTCAGCCGCGGCTGCGTCCTCCCTTCCCTGCCGTCGCGGGCCTCTACGCGTGCCCGACTGTGGTGAACAACGTCGAGTCGATCGCGTCGGTTCCCGCGATCCTCAACAACGGCAAAGAGTGGTTCCGGTCGATGGGGAGCGAGAAGTCCCCCGGCTTCACGCTCTATTCGCTCAGCGGGCATGTCGCGGGCCCCGGTCAGTACGAGGCGCCGCTCGGCATCACCCTCCGCCAGCTCCTGGAGATGAGCGGCGGCATGCGGCCCGGGCACCGGCTCAAGTTCTGGACGCCGGGCGGCTCCTCGACGCCGATGTTCACCGAGGAGCACCTCGACGTCCCCCTTGACTACGAAGGAGTGGGCGCCGCGGGTTCCATGCTCGGCACGAAAGCACTCCAGTGCTTCGACGAGACGACCTGCGTGGTGCGGGCCGTCACCCGCTGGACCGAGTTCTACGCCCACGAGTCCTGCGGCAAGTGCACCCCCTGCCGTGAAGGCACCTACTGGCTCGTGCAGTTGCTGCGCGACATCGAGGCCGGCAAGGGCGTGCTGTCCGACCTCGACAAGCTGAACGACATCGCCGACAACATCAACGGCAAGTCCTTCTGCGCCCTCGGCGACGGCGCCGCCTCGCCGATCTTCTCGTCGCTCAAGTACTTCCGCGCGGAGTACGAGGAGCACATCACGGGCCGCGGCTGCCCCTTCGACCCCGCCAAGTCGACCGTCTGGGCGGACCAGCACACGGAGGTGAACGCATGACGGTGACCACCAGCGCTCCCTCCGGAGGCGGCGAGGCGGCGGTCCCGCCGGAAGATCTCGTCACGCTGACCATCGACGGCGCCGAGATCAGCGTGCCCAAGGGCACTTTGGTCATCCGGGCCGCCGAACAGCTCGGCATCGAGATCCCCCGCTTCTGCGACCACCCCCTCCTCGACCCGGCCGGCGCCTGCCGCCAGTGCATCGTCGAGGTCGAGGGCCAGCGCAAGCCCATGGCGTCCTGCACGATCACCTGTACGGACGGGATGGTCGTCAGGACGCAGCTCACCTCACCGGTGGCCGAGAAGGCCCAGCACGGTGTGATGGAGCTGCTCCTCATCAACCACCCCCTGGACTGCCCGGTCTGCGACAAGGGCGGCGAGTGCCCGCTGCAGAACCAGGCCATGTCGCACGGCCAGGCCGAGTCCCGCTTCGACGGCCGCAAGCGGACCTACGAGAAGCCCGTGCCGATCTCCACCCAGGTGCTGCTCGACCGTGAGCGGTGCGTGCTGTGCGCCCGCTGCACCCGGTTCTCCAACCAGGTCGCCGGCGACCCGATGATCGAGCTGATCGAGCGGGGCGCGCTCCAGCAGGTCGGCACCGGTGAGGGCGACCCCTTCGAGTCGTACTTCTCCGGCAACACCATCCAGATCTGCCCGGTCGGCGCGCTGACCTCGGCGGCGTACCGATTCCGCTCCCGGCCGTTCGACCTCGTCTCCTCGCCGTCGGTGTGCGAGCACTGCTCCGGCGGCTGCGCCACCCGCACGGACCACCGGCGCGGCAAGGTCATGCGGCGCCTGGCCGCCGAGGACCCCGAGGTCAACGAGGAGTGGATCTGCGACAAGGGGCGGTTCGGGTTCCGGTACGCGCAGCAGCGCGACCGGCTCCAGACGCCCCTGGTGCGCAACGCCGAGGGCGACCTCGAACCGGCCTCCTGGCCGGAGGCGCTCCAGATCGCCGCCCAGGGCCTGCTCGCCTCGCGCGGCCGCACCGGTGTCCTGACCGGAGGCCGGCTCACCGTCGAGGACGTCTACGCGTACAGCAAGTTCGCGCGCGTGGCGCTGGACACCAACGACATCGACTTCCGCGCGCGGGTGCACAGCGGCGAGGAGGCCGACTTCCTGGCCGCCCGGGTCGCCGGCCACGGCCGTGATCTCGACGGTACGGGCGTCACGTACACCACCCTCGGCAAGGCGCCCGCCGTCCTGCTGATCGGGTTCGAGTCCGAGGAGGAGGCCCCCGGCGTCTTCCTGCGGCTGCGCAAGGCCTGGCGCAAGCATGGGCAGCAGGTGTTCTCCCTCGCCACGCACGCGACCCGGGGTCTGCAGAAGGCGGGCGGCACCCTGCTGCCGGCCGCCCCGGGCACCGAGACCGAGTGGCTGGACGCGCTGACCAGCGGGTTCGGTCTGGACGCGGACGGCACCCGGGCCGCGGAGGCGCTGCGCGCCGAGGGCGCGGTGATCGTCGTCGGCGAACGGCTGGCCGCGGTGGCCGGTGGTCTGACGGCCGCCGCGCGGGCCGCCGACGCGACCGGCGCCCGGCTGGTGTGGATCCCGCGCCGGGCCGGGGAGCGCGGCGCGATCGAGGCCGGCGCGCTGCCGTCGCTGCTGCCGGGCGGCCGCCCGGCCACCGACCCGCGCGCGCGGGAGGAGGTCGCCGCCGCCTGGGGGGTCTCCGAACTCCCGCATCGCTACGGCCGCGACACCGGGCAGATCGTCGAGGCCGCCGTGACCGGCGAACTCCAGGCGCTGCTGGTGGCCGGGGTCGAGATCGCCGACCTGCCCGACCCGGCACGCGCGCGTGCCGCGCTGACCGAGGCCGGGTTCGTGGTGTCGCTGGAGCTGCGGCCCGGCGAGGTCACCCGGCACGCCGATGTCGTCCTGCCGGTCGCGGCGGTCGTCGAGAAGCCGGGCGCCTTCCTCAACTGGGAGGGCAGGGTGCGCTTCTTCGAGGCCGCGCTCAAGCCCGACCAGATGACCCGGCGCCTGGCACCGTCCGACGCGCGCGTGCTCCAGATGCTGGCCGACGCCATGGACGTCCACCTGGGCCTGCCGGACCTGCGCACCGCGCGCGCGGAGCTGGACCGGCTCGGGGCCTGGGACGGCGAGCGGGCCGGCGCGTCCACCCAGACCGCCGCCGCGCTGCCGCGGCCCGCCGCCGGTGAGGCCGTCCTGGCCGGGCACCGGCTGCTGCTCGACCACGGTGTCCTCCAGGAGGGCGACGCGGCGCTCGCCGGGACCCGGCACGCGGCCCACGCGCGCGTGTCCGCCGCCACCGCCGCCGAGGCCGGCGTCAAGGACGGCGACGTGCTCGCCGTGACCGGGCCCGCGGGCTCGGTCGAACTGCCCCTCGAAGTCACCGAGATGCCCGACCGGGTGGTGTGGCTCCCGCTGAACTCGGTGGGCGCGGGCGTCGCCTCCGAGACCGGCGCCACCCCCGGCGCCCTCGTCCGCATCGGCCCGGCGACGCCCGCCGCCGAAGCCACCGAGGAGGTGGAGGCATGAGCCCGTCCCTCGCCGCTGAAGACCTCTCGATGTTCGGCACCGACCCCTGGTGGCTGGTCGTCGTCAAGGCGGTGTTCTGCTTCGCCTTCCTGATGGTGACCGTGCTGTTCTCCATCGTCTGGGAGCGCAAGGTCGTCGCCTGGATGCAGTTGCGCGTCGGCCCCAACCGGCACGGCCCCTGGGGCATGCTCCAGTCGCTCGCCGACGGCGTGAAGCTGATGCTGAAGGAAGACCTCATCGTCAAGCGCGCCGACAAGGTGGTGTACGTCCTCGCGCCGATCGTGGCGGCCATCCCGGCCTTCATGGCGATCGCGGTGATCCCCTTCGGCCCGGCCGGCAACGAGATCTCGATCTTCGGCCAGCGCACCACGATGCAGCTCACCGACCTGCCGATCGCGGTCCTCTACATCCTCGCGGTCGCCTCCGTCGGCATCTACGGCATCGTCCTGGCGGGCTGGAGCTCCGGATCGACCTACCCGCTCCTCGGCGGGCTGCGCTCCTGCGCGCAGATGATCTCGTACGAGATCGCCATGGGCGCCGCGTTCGCCTCGGTGTTCCTCTACTCCGGGTCGATGTCGACGTCGACGATCGTCGAACAGCAGCAGGACCGCTGGTACATCATCCTGCTGCCGGTCTCCTTCCTGCTCTACATCGTGACGATGGTCGGCGAGACCAACCGCGCCCCCTTCGACATGCCGGAGTCCGAGGGCGACCTGGTCGGCGGCTTCAACACCGAGTACTCCTCGATCAAGTTCGCGATGTTCATGCTCGCCGAGTACGTGAACATGGTGACGGTCTCGGCCGTGGCGACCACGCTGTTCCTCGGCGGCTGGCGGGCACCCTGGCCGGTCAGCACCTTCTGGGAGGGCGCGAACCACGGCTGGTGGCCGATGCTCTGGTTCGTCATCAAGGTCCAACTGCTGCTGTTCGGCTTCATCTGGCTGCGCGGCACGCTCCCGCGCGTGCGCTACGACCAGCTCATGAAGCTCGGCTGGAAGGTCCTCATCCCGGTCTCGGTGACCTGGCTGATGCTCGTCGCGACCGTACGGACCCTGCGCAACGAGAACCTCGACTTCGCCGACATCGCGCTCTACGTCGGCGGCGGCGTCCTGGTCCTGCTGTTGCTCTCCTTCGTCGTCGACATGTTCCGCGGCGGCGAGAAGCAGAAGCGGGAGGCCGCGGCCGAGCCCGTCGAGTTCGACCCGATGGCCGGCGGCTTCCCCGTGCCGCCGCTGCCGGGACAGCAGCTTCCGCCGGTGCCCAGGCGCCGCCCGCACCGGGAGCGGGAGCTGATTGTCAGTGGCGGGACCGATACTCACAGTGACGGATCTCTGGATGGAAAGGAGGCGTCCGATGGCTGAGGAGCCCAAGGAGGACGGGCAGACGACGCCCGGTTTCCAGAACCCCGTGGCCGGCTTCGGCGTGACCTTCAAGGCCATGTTCAAGAAGCGGCTGACCGAGCAGTACCCGGAGCAGAAGAAGACCACGGCTCCGCGCTTCCACGGACGGCACCAGCTCAACCGCCATCCGGACGGCCTGGAGAAGTGCATCGGCTGCGAACTGTGCGCCTGGGCCTGCCCCGCCGACGCCATCTATGTCGAGGGCGCGGACAACACCGACGAGGAGCGCTACTCGCCGGGCGAGCGGTACGGCCGCGTCTACCAGATCAACTACGCCCGCTGCATCCTGTGCGGGCTGTGCATCGAGGCGTGCCCCACGCGCGCGCTGACGATGACCAACGAGTTCGAACTGGCCGACTCCAGCCGCGCGAACCTGATCTACACCAAGGAACAACTGCTCGCCGGGCTCGAAGAGGGCATGGTCGACAGCCCGCACGCCATCTACCCGGGCACGGACGAGCAGGACTACTACCGGGGGCTGGTCACCGAGGCCGCGCCCGGCACCGAGCGCCAGGCCGCCGTCTCCAAGGGAGAGAAGCCGGAAGACCAGGAGGTGCAGGCATGAGCGCGCAGCTCGCCGCCTACTCCACCTCCACCGGCGAGGCGGTCCAGTTCTGGGTGCTCGGCACCGTCGCGGTGATCGGCGCCCTGAGCACGGTCCTGATGCGGAAGGCCGTGCACAGCGCGCTCTCCCTGGCCGGCACCATGATCGTCCTGGCGGTGTTCTACCTCGCCAACGGCGCCTACTTCCTGGGCATCGTCCAGATCGTCGTCTACACCGGCGCGATCATGATGCTGTTCCTGTTCGTGGTGATGCTCGTCGGTGTCACCGCGGCGGACTCCCTGAAGGAGACCATCCAGGGCCAGCGCTGGATGGCCCTGCTGTGCGGGCTCGGCTTCGGCATCCTGCTGTTCGCCGGGATCGGCAACGCCTCCCTGACGGAGTTCAGCGGCCTCGCCGAGGCCAACGCCGCGGGCAATGTGGAGGGGTTGGCCTCCCTCATCTTCACCAAGTACGTCTTCGCGTTCGAGATCACCGGCGTCTTGCTGATCACCGCCGCCGTCGGCGCGATGGTGCTCACCCACCGGGAGCGCACCGAGCGCGCGAAGACCCAGCGCGAGCTGTCCGAGGAGCGGGTGCGCGAGGGCAAGCACCTCCCACCGCTGCCCGCCCCGGGCGTGTACGCGCGGCACAACGCGGTGGACATCGCGGGCCTGCTGCCCGACGGCACCCCGTCCGAGCTGACGGTCAGCGCCACGCTGCGTGAGCGCGGCCAGATCCGGGACGTGTCCACCGAGGCGCTGGCCGACCTCAAGGCCCTGGAACAGCGCTCCCAGGAGCGGCTGGAGCGGAGCGGCGGCGAGCGGCCCGGCCTGGAGCGCAAGTCCCGGTGGAGCAAGGAGGCGTCGAAGTGAACCCGGTCAACTACCTCTACCTCGCCGCCCTGTTGTTCACGATCGGCGCCACCGGTGTGCTGATCAGGCGCAACGCCATCGTCGTGTTCATGTGCATCGAGCTGATGCTCAACGCCTGCAACCTCTCGCTCGTCGCCTTCTCCCGGATGCACGGCAACCTCGACGGCCAGATCATCGCCTTCTTCACGATGGTCGTCGCCGCAGCGGAGGTCGTGGTGGGACTCGCGATCATCGTGTCGCTGTTCCGCTCCCGCCACTCGGCCTCGGTCGACGACGCCAGCCTGATGAAGCTGTAAGGGGTCGGAAGAATCGTGGAGAACCTGATTGCGCTGCTGATCGCGGCGCCCCTGCTCGGAGCGGCCGTCCTTCTGGTCGGCGGCCGCCGGCTCGACGCCGTCGGCCACTGGATCGGCACCCTGCTGTCCACCGTCTCCTTCGTGTTCGGCGCGATCCTCTTCGGGGACCTGCTGAGCCGCGGCGCCGACGACCGGACGCTGACCCAGCACCTGTTCACCTGGATCCCGGTCGAGGGCTTCCAGGCGGACATCGCCTTCCGCCTGGACCAGCTCTCGATGACGTTCGTGCTGCTGATCACGGGCGTCGGCTCGCTGATCCACCTGTACTCGATCGGGTACATGGAGCACGACGAGCGGCGCCGCCGCTTCTTCGGCTACCTCAACCTGTTCCTCGCGGCGATGCTGATCCTGGTCCTCGCCGACAACTACCTGCTGCTGTACGTCGGCTGGGAGGGCGTCGGTCTCGCCTCCTACCTGCTGATCGGCTTCTGGCAGCACAAGCCCAGCGCCGCCACCGCCGCGAAGAAGGCGTTCCTGGTCAACCGGGTCGGCGACATGGGCCTGTCGATCGCCATCATGCTGATGTTCACCACCTTCGGGACCTTCGCGTTCGGCCCGCTGCTCGGTTCGGAGGGCGAGCCCGGCATCGCCGGTGACGCCTCCGAGGGCAAGCTCACCGCGATCGCCCTGATGCTGCTGCTCGCCGCCTGCGGCAAGTCGGCCCAGGTGCCGCTCCAGTCCTGGCTCGGGGACGCGATGGAGGGCCCGACCCCGGTCTCGGCCCTCATCCACGCGGCCACCATGGTGACCGCCGGCGTCTATCTGATCGTCCGGTCCGCCGCGGTCTTCAACGCCGCCCCGGACGCCCAGCTCGTCGTCACGATCGTCGGCGCCGTCACGCTCCTGTTCGGTGCGATCGTCGGTTGCGCGAAGGACGACATCAAGAAGGCGCTGGCCGGCTCGACGATGTCGCAGATCGGCTACATGGTGCTGGCCGCGGGCCTCGGCCCGATCGGCTACGTCTTCGCGATCATGCACCTGGTGACGCACGGCTTCTTCAAGGC encodes:
- the nuoL gene encoding NADH-quinone oxidoreductase subunit L is translated as MENLIALLIAAPLLGAAVLLVGGRRLDAVGHWIGTLLSTVSFVFGAILFGDLLSRGADDRTLTQHLFTWIPVEGFQADIAFRLDQLSMTFVLLITGVGSLIHLYSIGYMEHDERRRRFFGYLNLFLAAMLILVLADNYLLLYVGWEGVGLASYLLIGFWQHKPSAATAAKKAFLVNRVGDMGLSIAIMLMFTTFGTFAFGPLLGSEGEPGIAGDASEGKLTAIALMLLLAACGKSAQVPLQSWLGDAMEGPTPVSALIHAATMVTAGVYLIVRSAAVFNAAPDAQLVVTIVGAVTLLFGAIVGCAKDDIKKALAGSTMSQIGYMVLAAGLGPIGYVFAIMHLVTHGFFKAGLFLGAGSVMHGMNDEVDMRRYGGLRKYMPITFITFGLGYLAIIGFPGLSGFFSKDKIIEAAFAKGGTEGWILGGCALLGAAITAYYMTRVMLMTFFGEKRWQPDEHGHEPHPHESPSSMTIPMIVLAFGSVFAGAFFSIGDRFVHWLEPVTGHAHGNPPVSALTVTLATMVVLVIGVAIAWAQYGRRPVPAVAPRGSLLTRAARRDLLQDDFNHVVLVRGGEHLTRSLVYVDHTLVDGVVNGTAASVGGLSGRLRRLQNGFVRSYAVSMFGGAAVLIAATLLMRAV